A section of the Leptotrichia buccalis C-1013-b genome encodes:
- the rlmN gene encoding 23S rRNA (adenine(2503)-C(2))-methyltransferase RlmN, whose translation MERSNNEITNIDTVEKIDILGMDLESLQRKFVEIRLKKFNASQVFDWLHNKLVFNFDEFSNISKKDREILKEKFYVEKLEFKTHQVSEDGDTEKFLFELKDKRLIESVLISHKNRHTLCVSSQIGCLIGCDFCATATMTYERNLSISEILLQYYYVQKHLLQRGEKLGNVVYMGMGEPFLNYDAVLGSINMLNSPKGQNFSKRNFTISTSGIVNGIKRFTENENQINLAISLHSVKDDVRNEIMPINKRWGVKQLKESLLEYQKQTKNRITFEYILINDLNCEPEDARELAGFLNSFSCLVNLIPYNPVGGKPYKTPSKQKQREFYKLLKDKNVNVTLRETKGQDIAAACGQLKAKKEMNTSQSII comes from the coding sequence ATGGAAAGAAGTAATAATGAAATAACAAATATAGATACAGTTGAGAAAATTGATATTTTGGGGATGGATTTAGAGAGTTTGCAGCGAAAATTTGTTGAGATTAGGCTTAAAAAATTTAATGCAAGTCAAGTTTTTGACTGGCTACATAATAAACTAGTGTTTAATTTTGATGAGTTTTCTAATATTTCCAAAAAAGACAGAGAGATTTTGAAAGAGAAATTTTATGTGGAAAAACTTGAGTTTAAGACGCATCAAGTTTCAGAAGATGGGGATACTGAAAAATTTTTGTTTGAACTGAAGGATAAAAGGCTGATTGAAAGTGTGCTTATTTCTCATAAAAATCGGCATACGCTTTGTGTTTCTTCGCAAATTGGATGCCTTATTGGATGTGATTTTTGTGCAACAGCCACAATGACTTATGAAAGAAACTTGTCAATTTCTGAGATTTTACTGCAATATTATTATGTACAAAAACATTTGCTGCAACGTGGAGAAAAACTTGGAAATGTAGTTTATATGGGAATGGGAGAGCCGTTTTTAAATTATGATGCGGTACTTGGCTCAATTAATATGCTAAATTCTCCTAAGGGGCAAAATTTTTCAAAAAGAAATTTTACAATTTCTACAAGTGGAATTGTGAATGGAATAAAAAGATTTACAGAAAATGAAAATCAGATAAATTTGGCAATTTCACTGCATTCGGTAAAGGATGATGTGAGAAATGAGATTATGCCAATAAATAAAAGATGGGGAGTAAAACAATTAAAAGAATCTCTTCTGGAGTATCAGAAACAAACTAAAAATCGTATTACATTTGAATATATCTTGATTAATGATTTGAATTGTGAGCCTGAAGATGCAAGGGAACTGGCTGGATTCTTAAATTCATTTTCGTGTCTAGTAAACTTGATCCCTTACAATCCTGTTGGTGGAAAGCCTTATAAAACGCCATCAAAACAAAAACAAAGGGAATTTTATAAATTATTAAAAGATAAAAATGTTAATGTAACGTTGCGGGAAACTAAAGGACAGGACATTGCAGCGGCTTGTGGACAATTGAAGGCAAAAAAGGAGATGAATACAAGTCAAAGTATAATTTAA
- a CDS encoding DUF4291 domain-containing protein — MKGLIMKKGEERNIYAVFDDKTIRVYQAYNNEIADEALKLGKFGSKFSLTRMTWIKPSFLWMMYRSGWASKQGQERILAIDLKREGFDEIVKNSVLSSFREVSDLSKEEWKNKLDNSEVRCQWDPDRDIYGNPLGRRAIQLGIKGETVKKYVNDWIVNITDITDKVVEIRNSIQNGTFSESMLPKEIKYI, encoded by the coding sequence ATGAAAGGATTGATTATGAAAAAAGGCGAAGAAAGAAATATTTATGCTGTATTTGATGATAAAACAATAAGAGTTTATCAGGCATATAACAATGAAATAGCAGATGAGGCTTTAAAATTAGGAAAGTTTGGAAGTAAATTCAGCCTTACAAGAATGACCTGGATAAAGCCATCATTTTTATGGATGATGTACAGAAGTGGCTGGGCTAGCAAGCAAGGACAGGAAAGAATACTGGCAATTGACCTGAAAAGGGAAGGATTTGATGAAATAGTGAAAAATTCTGTACTTTCATCTTTTAGAGAAGTTTCTGACTTGTCTAAGGAAGAATGGAAAAATAAATTAGACAATTCAGAAGTAAGATGTCAATGGGATCCAGATAGGGATATTTACGGTAATCCACTAGGAAGAAGGGCGATACAGTTAGGCATAAAGGGAGAAACTGTGAAAAAATATGTAAATGACTGGATTGTAAATATAACGGATATAACTGATAAAGTTGTTGAGATAAGAAATAGCATTCAGAATGGAACTTTTTCAGAATCTATGCTTCCTAAAGAAATAAAATATATTTAA